In the genome of Raphanus sativus cultivar WK10039 chromosome 9, ASM80110v3, whole genome shotgun sequence, the window atTTCATATTACTAAGTTATATGATAATACTACAGAACATGCAAGCTTGCATTTTAAAATTCTGACTCAGTCATTAGATTACTAAAGATGGGTTTTTACCTCTTTTTCGTGAACTTTGACTTGGTGTTGCATTTGGTTTGTCCGTGTGTCCCATTATATGATTCAAAATCTGAGAGCTTATTATGTCTATATAAAACACCTTGTTAAAATTAAGGTCAATATCTCATAGGATTGTGTATAGATTCGGGTGTGTGTACTCAACTACTCAAGTAATTAGAGCCCCATTTATCTTATCCACTTTCACTAATAAATCACTCGTGCTTGAATAAAGAAGCTGGAACcgcttaatttttttatcaaaatcaatTACCGGTGACGAGATGCACATTCTCGACACCGGAGCTCGTTTCTCCGCCGTTAGATTCTCACCGGTATTCAATCCTACTCCCCGCAGAAGATACGTCATCGTAAGGTatcttcttcatttctccatcttcttctacTTCACACTGAGTTGTCTCTCTCTCGCTGCATCCAAATCattgagtctctctctctctctctctctctctctctctcagggcTAATCTCCCGTTTCCGAAGCATCAAGCTAAGTACCACAAAGAGCTCGAAGCCGCCATCGATGCTGTTGAAAGAGGTTGTCGCCTCTGTGTCGATGTAAAGAGATCGCTTTTCTCTTCGAAAGAAGACAAGATCCTCGAGAAGAATGACCAAACACCAGTTACCATCGCTGACTTCGGAGTGCAAGCTTTAGTCAGCTTACGTAAGTTACACGAAAAAGAACatcatttttcttctttcttacaacacttttttttctttcttttttttgtttgtgtctGATTTGCAGAGCTTTCGAAATTGTTTCCTTCGATACCTTTGGTCGCTGAAGAAGACTCTCTCTTCTTGCGTGAGAACAATCTCGTGAACTCTGTGGTGAGTGAAGTCATCGCAAATGCTGCTGATGATGATCACTTGTCTGATGCTGATGTGCTTGAAGCTATAGACAGAGGTGGCAAAGATGCTCATACGTTTTGCAACAAACCTGCTACTTATTGGGTAAAATGTTTAACATTGGCCTAAGACTCCCAAAAATTTAGGAAAATTCATTTTACACATACATGTCtccaaatttgttttaaaatatattattatatttactaaatTGTTTAGATTATATGAACGAGCTCAGATCGCTAATACTGTGACCGTTAATTGATGTTTCTGCAGGTTTTGGATCCAATAGATGGCACAAAAGGGTTTCTTAGAGGAGATGTTGGTTTATATGTGGTACACGTCTCTTAATTAAAGCCaaagatatcaaatatattttacatgttTCCTGATATTCTCTTCTTCGTAgtcatatatattcatataacaAACAAATCTCAGGTAGGATTGGCACTTGTTGTAGATAATGAAATAGTGCTAGGGGTCATGGGCTGTCCAAACTGGCCTGGAGACTCTTCAGACGGAACCACCGGGACCTTAATGCTCTCCCATACTGGCTGTGGAACGTGGACCAAGAGTTTGCTACAAGTATCATCAGCTGATTGGACGAGGCGTTTTGTTGATGCATGTGGTTTAGTGAACAAGGCTCGGTTTGTTATTCAAGAGAGCCAACCCTGGGAATCACTTCCATTGTCTAGTCGGTTCGACGCAAAGATAGGTTCAGGTGACTTGCATGGTAATGAGATTCGGCTTTTGCCCACGTGTCATGGAAGGTAAACATCTCTATATTATTCTTTTAGAAAACTGTTCATCAAACTCTTTAGAGTTAAAGATATCACTTTGTATGCAAGTTAGAACAAATATTTTACTTAGATcagttttctttctctctttgtaCAGTTTGTGCAAGTACTTGATGGTAGCTTCTGGTAGAGCATCGGTTTTCTTTCTCCGAGCCAGAACTGAGCGAAAAAGTATAAAGGTACTCACTCAGTTGTTTGATACAAAATCTTGTTCTTGTTATATGTTTGATCAGAATATTTCTTAAAACGTCTAGTCTTGGGATCATGCTGTTGGGATCATATGCGTTCATGAAGCCGGAGGAAAGGTTAGG includes:
- the LOC108828291 gene encoding putative PAP-specific phosphatase, mitochondrial isoform X2 produces the protein MHILDTGARFSAVRFSPVFNPTPRRRYVIVRANLPFPKHQAKYHKELEAAIDAVERGCRLCVDVKRSLFSSKEDKILEKNDQTPVTIADFGVQALVSLQLSKLFPSIPLVAEEDSLFLRENNLVNSVVSEVIANAADDDHLSDADVLEAIDRGGKDAHTFCNKPATYWVLDPIDGTKGFLRGDVGLYVVGLALVVDNEIVLGVMGCPNWPGDSSDGTTGTLMLSHTGCGTWTKSLLQVSSADWTRRFVDACGLVNKARFVIQESQPWESLPLSSRFDAKIGSGDLHGNEIRLLPTCHGSLCKYLMVASGRASVFFLRARTERKSIKPEER
- the LOC108828291 gene encoding putative PAP-specific phosphatase, mitochondrial isoform X1; this translates as MHILDTGARFSAVRFSPVFNPTPRRRYVIVRANLPFPKHQAKYHKELEAAIDAVERGCRLCVDVKRSLFSSKEDKILEKNDQTPVTIADFGVQALVSLQLSKLFPSIPLVAEEDSLFLRENNLVNSVVSEVIANAADDDHLSDADVLEAIDRGGKDAHTFCNKPATYWVLDPIDGTKGFLRGDVGLYVVGLALVVDNEIVLGVMGCPNWPGDSSDGTTGTLMLSHTGCGTWTKSLLQVSSADWTRRFVDACGLVNKARFVIQESQPWESLPLSSRFDAKIGSGDLHGNEIRLLPTCHGSLCKYLMVASGRASVFFLRARTERKSIKSWDHAVGIICVHEAGGKVTDWEGDDINLEEDQSERRIIFPAGGILVSNRSLHDQLLEMISSASPAL